One stretch of Shewanella sp. Arc9-LZ DNA includes these proteins:
- the bioB gene encoding biotin synthase BioB has translation MSLAEVRHDWQKAQIEALFALPMNDLLFKAHSIHRETFDPNEVQISRLLSIKTGACPEDCKYCPQSARYDTGLEKERLLEIDKVLTEAKSAKAAGASRFCMGAAWRNPRDKDMPYLTQMVKDVRALGMETCMTLGMLSSEQAGKLADAGLDYYNHNLDTSPEYYGDVITTRTYQSRLDTLTNVRASGMKVCSGGIVGMGEQATDRAGLLQQLANLEQHPDSVPINMLVKVAGTPFENIDDLDPLEFVRTIAVARIIMPKSRVRLSAGRESMSDELQSMCFFAGANSIFYGCKLLTTANPEENDDMNLFRRLGLHPEQGPQAHIETDNALLAKANAIQDKSTKQFFDAAAL, from the coding sequence ATGTCGTTAGCTGAAGTTCGTCACGATTGGCAAAAAGCACAAATTGAAGCATTGTTTGCGCTGCCTATGAATGATTTATTGTTTAAGGCTCACAGTATTCATCGTGAAACGTTTGACCCTAACGAAGTGCAGATAAGCCGTCTTTTATCAATTAAAACCGGTGCATGCCCTGAGGACTGTAAATATTGTCCACAAAGCGCACGCTATGACACTGGCCTTGAAAAAGAACGTTTGCTTGAAATTGATAAAGTATTAACCGAGGCTAAAAGTGCTAAAGCTGCTGGAGCATCGCGTTTTTGTATGGGGGCAGCCTGGCGTAACCCGCGTGACAAAGATATGCCATATTTAACGCAAATGGTAAAAGATGTTCGTGCCTTAGGCATGGAAACCTGTATGACATTAGGCATGTTGTCATCTGAGCAGGCCGGGAAATTAGCCGATGCTGGTTTGGATTACTACAACCATAACCTTGATACCTCACCAGAATATTACGGCGACGTTATTACCACTCGCACCTATCAAAGTCGCTTAGATACGCTAACAAACGTACGTGCATCTGGGATGAAAGTCTGTTCTGGCGGCATTGTTGGAATGGGCGAACAAGCCACAGATCGTGCAGGTTTATTGCAACAATTGGCCAATTTAGAACAACATCCAGATTCAGTGCCAATCAACATGTTAGTCAAAGTGGCCGGAACGCCGTTTGAGAATATAGATGATCTTGACCCGCTTGAATTTGTGCGCACCATTGCTGTAGCCCGCATTATTATGCCTAAGTCGCGGGTACGTTTATCTGCAGGACGAGAAAGCATGAGTGATGAACTGCAATCTATGTGTTTCTTTGCCGGTGCTAACTCTATTTTCTACGGTTGTAAGCTATTAACTACAGCAAACCCAGAAGAAAACGATGATATGAATTTGTTCCGTCGTTTAGGTTTGCACCCGGAACAAGGCCCACAAGCCCACATTGAAACAGATAACGCATTATTAGCCAAAGCTAACGCCATACAAGATAAGTCGACCAAGCAGTTTTTTGACGCAGCAGCGCTGTAA
- a CDS encoding 8-amino-7-oxononanoate synthase, translating into MTSLGLPAIGKHPIALRISEKLAELNAAGLLRQRHVAATSQQSVLIDFSHNDYLGLAHEPALAQALYDGATVYGVGSGASPLVSGYSQAHVALEQGLCEITGHQACMLFSSGFSANSALMKTLFNPDDTVIADKLVHASVIDGLKDSGSKISRFLHNEINSAARIIERNPNTAVVTESVFSMDGDIAPIVELSDLCKQHGCWLIVDDAHGFGVLPSSFVNADNVDIQVVTFGKALGCQGAAILASTEVIDYLVATCREYIYSTALAPANAQLALAAINWQQTHPELLEQLTANIALFRQLALVNKLSITSSTTAIQPIMIGDNHQVIAIAQQLKQQGFLVGAIRSPTVPKGQARLRITLNAQHKASDIQSLVSTLTQLIHQYSDTDAKLGALAPQTVAK; encoded by the coding sequence ATGACGTCATTAGGCCTGCCTGCGATTGGGAAACACCCAATAGCTTTAAGGATAAGTGAAAAGCTTGCTGAACTAAACGCAGCAGGTCTTTTACGCCAGCGACATGTGGCAGCAACGTCGCAACAGTCAGTATTGATTGATTTTAGTCATAATGATTATTTGGGTTTAGCCCATGAACCAGCGTTAGCACAAGCACTTTACGACGGTGCAACAGTATATGGTGTGGGCAGTGGGGCATCACCGCTTGTAAGTGGTTATAGCCAAGCCCATGTGGCGCTGGAACAAGGTTTATGTGAGATTACCGGTCACCAAGCTTGTATGCTGTTTAGTTCAGGCTTTAGTGCCAATAGCGCGTTAATGAAAACCTTGTTTAACCCCGATGATACGGTCATTGCTGATAAATTGGTGCATGCCTCTGTCATTGACGGTTTAAAAGACAGCGGCAGCAAAATTAGCCGATTTTTGCATAACGAAATCAATAGCGCTGCCCGCATTATTGAACGAAATCCCAATACCGCAGTGGTTACCGAGAGCGTATTCAGTATGGACGGCGACATAGCCCCCATTGTTGAGCTATCGGATTTATGTAAGCAACATGGCTGCTGGCTCATTGTCGATGATGCCCATGGTTTTGGGGTATTACCAAGCTCGTTTGTTAATGCCGATAATGTCGATATTCAAGTCGTCACCTTTGGTAAGGCGCTAGGCTGCCAAGGCGCCGCTATTTTAGCTTCCACAGAAGTGATTGATTACTTGGTTGCGACGTGTCGTGAGTATATTTACTCAACCGCTTTAGCGCCAGCCAATGCTCAATTAGCATTAGCGGCAATTAATTGGCAACAAACTCACCCAGAATTATTGGAACAATTAACGGCTAATATTGCATTGTTTAGGCAACTCGCATTAGTAAATAAATTGAGTATTACGTCTTCTACTACCGCAATTCAACCGATTATGATCGGTGATAATCATCAGGTTATCGCTATTGCGCAGCAGTTAAAACAACAAGGTTTTTTAGTTGGTGCTATTCGTTCACCAACCGTGCCAAAAGGTCAGGCGCGTTTGCGGATTACTTTAAATGCACAGCATAAAGCTTCTGATATTCAATCACTTGTGAGCACTTTAACTCAGCTTATTCACCAATATAGTGATACTGACGCAAAGCTAGGTGCATTAGCGCCACAAACAGTGGCTAAATAA
- a CDS encoding PAS domain-containing hybrid sensor histidine kinase/response regulator has product MNLTLIVAVIAVCYVSLLFILAWGAERWFSKINQKAQVWIYGLSLAVYCSSWSFLGTVGQSANDLWSFLPIFVGPILVFTLGFGMLRKMVVVSKAQNITSVADFIAARYGKSQLLAALVTLIALFGIMPYIALQLKAMVFSLNLFQPDNTPLSPVAVPLLITMLLAIFAILFGTRKLDATEHNPGMMVAIAFESLVKLAAFISVGVVISFGVFDGFGDIWQQASDKALIENSHIRLESFLPELFVGMAAFLCMPRQFHVMVVECGGEHILKKSRWIFPIYLALFGLFVAPLALAGKIILGDSVSADTYVINLPLALDQPILAVVALLGSLSAATGMVIVAVVTISVMVSNEWLVPFLLRTGQIREKNFSQFSQLLLNVRRLSIVVILGFGYLSYLLFTDSDSLSHLGMMSFGAFSQLAPALVGGLYWKHGNRAGVYLGLAVGFSLWCFILLQGAGEARLIGSESGLLNSITPNVSDTLIALLANIFCYVLGSIWFRAGVAERIQASNFVKPWSSKKDSKKRQGPISQQDLLILASRFVSPTRAYESFSRFSADAVKSDSWYKAAPEELIAHTEHMLSGVLGASSASLVMDSVLQGRDLALDEVFSLVDEASSKIILSQDMLRGAIEHAYEGMSVVDKDLNLVAWNYRYVELYQYPESFLVQGMPIADVVRFNALRGFCGTGDIENQVAVRVQHMRNGTPHTSERERQDGKVIKIQGNPMPDGGFVMTFTDITQYRLQEKALLEANETLESRVQERTYELAMLNSELLEAKAQEEMAHASKTRFLAAVGHDLMQPLNAARLFTASLSQYPNLDLEARTTLTHVNSSLKIAGELLTDLLDISKLDSGMVDVNRRDFAIAEVINGLSVEFDAMASDSQISFSMVPSTATVNSDPSLLRRILQNFLTNAYRYARGGKVLFGCRHRGDFIEIQVLDTGCGINEFDIQEIFKEFKRLNHPSSRNVSGLGLGLAIADRISKVLDHQIHVSSTLGHGSLFSIFVPLGETVSQISIKPLPTLLQPLAGIKVLCIDNEDAILAGLESLLSRWQCEVICAKDLADARIKLGLKGVAPDIMLADYHLDDDQNGIDAMNGIRSRYGEHLPGILITANTNKELVDDVERRGYHYMAKMVKPAALRALISSLVKK; this is encoded by the coding sequence ATGAACTTAACCTTAATCGTGGCCGTGATTGCGGTGTGTTATGTGTCATTGCTGTTTATTTTGGCATGGGGTGCCGAGCGATGGTTTAGTAAAATAAACCAAAAAGCTCAAGTATGGATTTATGGGCTCAGCTTAGCGGTGTATTGCTCATCATGGAGTTTTTTAGGCACAGTAGGTCAGTCTGCCAATGATTTATGGTCATTTCTACCTATTTTTGTCGGCCCAATATTAGTGTTTACCCTTGGGTTTGGCATGCTACGAAAAATGGTTGTAGTGTCTAAAGCACAAAACATTACTTCAGTTGCCGACTTTATTGCTGCTCGTTATGGCAAGTCACAGTTATTAGCCGCTTTAGTGACGCTTATTGCTTTGTTTGGCATCATGCCTTATATCGCGCTACAGCTTAAAGCAATGGTGTTTAGCCTTAACTTATTCCAACCTGACAATACCCCCTTGAGCCCAGTGGCGGTGCCATTATTGATCACCATGTTACTGGCCATTTTTGCCATTTTATTTGGTACGCGTAAATTAGATGCGACTGAACATAATCCTGGAATGATGGTCGCGATTGCGTTTGAGTCATTGGTTAAACTTGCGGCATTTATCTCAGTCGGCGTGGTAATTAGTTTTGGTGTTTTTGATGGCTTTGGCGATATTTGGCAGCAGGCATCAGATAAAGCATTAATCGAAAATAGTCACATTCGTTTAGAGTCGTTTCTCCCTGAACTATTTGTTGGAATGGCCGCTTTTTTATGTATGCCAAGGCAGTTCCATGTGATGGTGGTCGAGTGTGGCGGCGAGCATATTTTAAAAAAATCACGTTGGATATTTCCGATTTATTTAGCCTTGTTTGGCTTGTTTGTCGCGCCATTAGCATTAGCCGGTAAAATTATTTTGGGTGATTCGGTATCTGCTGATACCTATGTGATTAATTTGCCTTTGGCACTAGACCAACCAATATTAGCGGTTGTTGCCTTGTTAGGTAGTTTATCTGCAGCAACGGGGATGGTGATTGTTGCTGTGGTGACTATCAGTGTGATGGTCAGTAATGAGTGGCTGGTGCCATTTTTGCTGCGAACGGGGCAAATAAGGGAAAAGAACTTCAGCCAATTTTCTCAATTATTGTTAAATGTACGCCGTTTATCGATTGTGGTTATTTTAGGCTTCGGCTATTTGAGTTACTTACTGTTTACCGACAGTGATTCACTTTCACATTTGGGGATGATGTCCTTTGGTGCATTTTCTCAACTAGCCCCCGCACTAGTCGGCGGATTATATTGGAAGCACGGCAATCGAGCTGGTGTCTATCTAGGCCTTGCTGTCGGTTTTAGCCTGTGGTGTTTTATTTTACTTCAAGGTGCCGGTGAAGCCCGTTTGATTGGTAGTGAGTCAGGCTTACTCAATTCGATAACCCCAAATGTTAGTGATACTTTGATTGCTTTGTTAGCGAATATATTTTGCTATGTACTAGGATCTATTTGGTTTAGAGCTGGTGTTGCTGAGCGCATTCAAGCGAGTAATTTTGTTAAACCTTGGTCATCAAAAAAAGATTCAAAAAAACGTCAAGGGCCTATTTCGCAACAAGATTTGTTAATTTTGGCTAGCCGATTTGTGAGTCCTACTCGTGCTTATGAGAGTTTTAGTCGTTTTTCAGCCGATGCAGTAAAAAGTGATAGTTGGTACAAAGCTGCCCCAGAAGAATTAATTGCCCACACCGAACATATGTTGTCGGGGGTTTTAGGTGCATCAAGTGCATCATTAGTGATGGACTCAGTCCTGCAAGGCCGCGATTTGGCGCTGGATGAAGTATTCAGTCTCGTTGATGAAGCATCCTCTAAAATTATTTTAAGCCAAGATATGTTACGTGGCGCAATTGAACATGCTTATGAAGGCATGAGTGTGGTCGATAAAGATCTTAATTTAGTTGCCTGGAATTATCGCTATGTCGAGCTATACCAATACCCTGAAAGCTTTTTAGTCCAAGGAATGCCTATTGCTGATGTGGTGCGATTTAATGCGTTGCGCGGCTTTTGTGGTACTGGAGACATTGAAAACCAGGTTGCTGTGCGAGTTCAACATATGCGTAATGGCACTCCGCACACATCTGAGCGTGAACGCCAAGATGGTAAAGTCATTAAAATTCAAGGAAACCCAATGCCTGATGGCGGTTTTGTAATGACATTTACTGACATTACCCAATATCGCTTACAAGAGAAGGCGTTACTGGAAGCCAATGAAACATTAGAAAGTCGGGTACAAGAACGAACCTATGAATTGGCAATGTTAAACAGTGAATTACTTGAAGCTAAAGCACAGGAAGAAATGGCACACGCGTCTAAAACTCGCTTTTTAGCCGCAGTGGGCCACGACTTAATGCAGCCACTAAATGCCGCGAGATTATTTACAGCATCGTTATCACAATATCCTAATCTGGATCTTGAAGCCCGCACCACCTTAACTCATGTGAATAGTTCGTTGAAAATAGCGGGAGAGTTATTGACCGATTTGCTCGATATTTCTAAGCTCGACTCTGGCATGGTGGACGTTAACCGCCGTGATTTTGCTATTGCTGAAGTGATTAATGGTTTATCGGTTGAATTTGATGCAATGGCAAGTGACAGCCAAATTTCTTTTTCGATGGTGCCCTCTACCGCGACGGTGAACTCCGACCCTTCATTGTTGCGGCGTATTTTACAAAACTTTTTAACCAACGCTTATCGTTATGCTCGAGGTGGTAAAGTGTTATTTGGTTGCCGACATCGAGGTGACTTTATCGAGATTCAAGTACTCGATACGGGTTGTGGGATTAATGAGTTTGATATACAAGAAATTTTTAAAGAGTTTAAACGTCTTAATCATCCCAGTAGTCGTAATGTCAGTGGTTTGGGGCTGGGGCTAGCGATTGCCGATAGGATTAGCAAAGTACTTGATCATCAAATTCATGTAAGTTCGACCTTAGGCCATGGTTCTCTATTCTCTATATTCGTGCCATTAGGTGAAACGGTCAGCCAAATAAGCATTAAGCCTTTACCAACATTATTACAGCCTTTAGCTGGCATTAAAGTATTGTGTATTGATAATGAAGATGCCATTCTCGCGGGGCTAGAGTCGTTATTAAGTCGTTGGCAATGCGAGGTTATTTGTGCCAAAGATCTTGCTGACGCTCGAATTAAGTTAGGGCTTAAAGGGGTTGCCCCTGACATCATGTTAGCTGATTATCATTTAGATGATGATCAAAATGGTATTGATGCGATGAATGGTATTCGCAGTCGTTATGGTGAACATTTACCTGGAATATTAATTACTGCCAATACCAATAAAGAGTTGGTTGATGATGTCGAAAGACGCGGCTATCACTATATGGCTAAGATGGTTAAACCTGCCGCATTACGCGCGTTAATTTCTAGTCTGGTCAAAAAGTAA
- a CDS encoding methyltransferase domain-containing protein codes for MTLDNPVASKFSIAASHYKQHDVLQRITAKQLLDNAHLFGTLLDVGAGPGTSFHAFDVKQVVAVDIAHGMLKQLTKQHPDYLPICSDAQALGLQSASIDSIYSNLALQWCQTLPQAFAEFHRVLRQNGECHLSVVVDGSLAELQTLGFRVNPFYSVSALNAALSASHTTVDDWHSIDIHVESISVHFDDLRSLLYSIKGVGASFAQQDENNSTQHQPLTKQQWQQRIVLAETMRTDKGLPLTYQIAYIRAKRG; via the coding sequence ATGACGTTAGATAATCCAGTGGCAAGCAAATTTTCAATCGCCGCATCTCATTACAAGCAACATGATGTATTACAACGTATTACCGCTAAGCAATTATTAGACAATGCGCATCTATTTGGCACCTTACTTGATGTCGGTGCCGGTCCTGGTACGAGTTTTCATGCCTTTGATGTTAAGCAGGTCGTTGCGGTTGATATCGCTCATGGCATGCTTAAGCAATTAACCAAACAACACCCTGATTATTTACCGATATGCAGCGACGCACAGGCGCTTGGATTACAGAGTGCTTCCATTGACAGTATCTATTCTAATTTAGCCTTGCAATGGTGCCAAACGTTACCACAAGCATTTGCTGAGTTTCATCGAGTATTGCGACAAAATGGTGAGTGTCATCTTAGTGTAGTTGTTGATGGCAGTTTGGCTGAATTACAAACATTAGGCTTTAGAGTTAACCCATTTTATTCCGTATCGGCACTTAATGCCGCATTGAGTGCATCTCATACGACTGTGGATGATTGGCACAGCATTGATATCCATGTTGAGAGTATTAGCGTGCATTTTGATGATTTGCGCAGCTTGCTGTACTCAATAAAGGGTGTGGGTGCGTCGTTTGCTCAACAAGACGAAAACAATTCAACACAACATCAGCCACTCACAAAGCAACAATGGCAGCAACGCATCGTACTTGCAGAAACAATGCGTACCGATAAAGGCTTGCCATTAACTTATCAAATTGCGTATATCCGCGCCAAGCGAGGTTGA
- a CDS encoding GGDEF domain-containing protein: MSNTLLQTAAANLKKAVPLMLKYRIPTTPTNYALWYAYVGEQNPLLNQELDTAVKQNQTCSPVTSELLYRKHVADPVELDVRDMRKNLDAMVCELSQSLKDTNLDTETFQNQIDKDFKKLSDLENKGFSLEQVIGIIRNIVKESSSIRSSTVSFTEQLQKAQSEIDTLKTRLAESEKDMLFDALTNVLNRRAFNTDIEAQISSAPAGTCMILIDIDHFKTFNDNFGHQLGDLVLKTVAKRIQEACRDGIKLYRFGGEEFAIIVPSSQFRVARQLAEGIRRALEKLSVKDRRSDKVIDSITASFGVAEWKPKQNVSQLIEATDKLLYEAKRLGRNRVMPIAN; this comes from the coding sequence ATGTCGAACACTCTACTGCAAACCGCTGCAGCCAATTTGAAAAAAGCTGTTCCGTTAATGTTAAAATATAGAATACCCACAACACCAACAAACTACGCGCTTTGGTATGCTTACGTGGGTGAACAAAACCCGTTACTTAATCAAGAGTTAGATACTGCAGTAAAACAAAATCAAACCTGTTCACCAGTGACCAGCGAATTGTTATATCGTAAACATGTGGCTGATCCGGTTGAGCTAGATGTGCGCGACATGCGTAAGAACCTTGATGCTATGGTATGTGAGTTATCTCAGTCACTCAAAGATACTAATTTGGACACTGAGACATTTCAAAATCAAATTGATAAAGATTTTAAAAAATTAAGCGATCTTGAAAATAAAGGTTTCTCTCTCGAGCAAGTGATTGGTATTATTAGAAATATCGTTAAAGAATCTTCCAGCATCCGTTCTAGTACCGTGAGTTTTACCGAACAACTCCAAAAAGCTCAATCAGAGATTGATACTCTCAAAACTCGTTTAGCTGAATCTGAAAAAGACATGCTATTTGACGCCCTAACCAATGTGTTAAATCGCCGTGCATTTAACACTGATATTGAAGCGCAAATAAGTTCAGCCCCTGCGGGTACCTGCATGATTTTAATTGATATTGATCACTTTAAAACCTTCAACGATAATTTTGGTCATCAACTTGGTGATTTAGTCCTAAAAACCGTTGCGAAACGGATCCAAGAAGCCTGCCGTGACGGAATTAAATTGTACCGTTTTGGTGGTGAAGAGTTCGCCATTATTGTGCCAAGTAGTCAGTTTAGAGTTGCTAGACAATTAGCTGAAGGCATTCGCAGAGCGCTCGAAAAACTCAGTGTCAAAGACAGACGCAGTGACAAGGTTATTGATTCGATAACCGCATCTTTTGGTGTTGCTGAATGGAAACCTAAGCAAAATGTATCGCAATTAATTGAAGCAACCGATAAGTTACTGTACGAAGCAAAACGCTTAGGTCGTAATAGAGTGATGCCAATCGCAAACTAA
- a CDS encoding glutathione S-transferase family protein yields the protein MTAYGDSMSGNCYKVQLVLNMLGVEHLWQEISITKGETQTPEFLAKNPAGKIPSIELNDGRVLSESNAIMGYLAEGSELIPTDVFSKAKMYQWMFFEQYGHEPYIAVARFIQLYLGLPDDRLVEYHSLHVKGHKALAVMEAELAKQSFLCGSQLTLADIALFAYTHVAHQGGFELAHYPKINQWLIRIKQQAGFVPMES from the coding sequence ATCACAGCCTATGGCGATAGCATGTCAGGTAATTGTTATAAAGTGCAGCTGGTGCTGAATATGCTAGGTGTTGAGCATCTATGGCAAGAAATAAGTATCACGAAAGGTGAAACGCAGACACCAGAGTTTTTAGCTAAAAATCCAGCAGGAAAAATACCATCAATTGAACTCAATGATGGCAGAGTGTTGTCTGAATCTAATGCCATTATGGGTTATCTTGCAGAAGGCTCTGAGTTGATCCCAACTGATGTCTTTAGTAAAGCGAAAATGTACCAGTGGATGTTTTTTGAACAATATGGTCATGAGCCATATATTGCCGTTGCACGCTTTATTCAGTTGTATTTAGGGTTGCCTGATGATCGTTTAGTTGAATATCACTCACTGCACGTTAAAGGCCATAAAGCGCTGGCGGTTATGGAGGCTGAACTTGCTAAGCAATCCTTTCTGTGTGGTTCGCAGCTTACCTTAGCGGACATTGCTTTGTTTGCGTACACCCATGTAGCTCATCAAGGTGGCTTTGAGTTAGCCCATTACCCAAAGATTAATCAATGGTTAATACGCATAAAACAGCAAGCTGGGTTTGTGCCGATGGAGAGTTAA
- a CDS encoding LysE/ArgO family amino acid transporter: MRNQYQIATHITAANSRKKIIGTTFSVTLLNPHVYLDTVMILGSVGDTFDGNEKWAFAIDTILASVLRFYTIALGAAKLAPWLGAPKVQRVIDVLVGTIMLFIAYSVFNTLLIIPTNS; this comes from the coding sequence TTGCGAAATCAGTACCAAATTGCAACACATATTACAGCAGCTAATAGTCGTAAAAAAATTATCGGCACCACATTTTCGGTCACCTTGCTTAACCCTCATGTGTATTTAGATACTGTGATGATATTAGGTAGCGTGGGCGACACTTTTGATGGTAACGAAAAATGGGCATTTGCTATAGATACCATACTGGCGTCGGTTTTGCGGTTTTATACTATTGCACTTGGCGCCGCTAAACTTGCCCCTTGGTTAGGTGCGCCGAAAGTTCAACGCGTGATTGATGTCTTAGTCGGCACAATTATGCTTTTTATCGCCTATTCAGTATTTAATACTTTATTAATAATACCAACAAATTCATAG
- the bioA gene encoding adenosylmethionine--8-amino-7-oxononanoate transaminase, protein MALPDTNTTIDYAFDAQHIWHPYTSMTQSLPVYGVVSAQGCELTLDDGKVLIDGTSSWWSCVHGYSHPTILAAMQKQLSQLSHVMFGGITHQPAIETSKRLVQMTSDNLTKVFLADSGSIAVEVALKMALQYWQGRNQPQKQRIMTVKSGYHGDTFAAMSVCDPDGGMHTMFGNNVTEQVFIPAPTSKFDEPLNQTDTLALNAAFAQHNQDIAAVIIEPIMQGAGGMRFYSPAYLVKLRQLCDQYDVLLILDEIATGFGRTGTLFAYEHANIEADILCVGKALTGGYISLAATLCSDEVANGISDSPAGVFMHGPTFMGNPLACAAATASLDLLLAGDWQLQVKNIEAHLIRTLPAAMASKEVKDVRVLGSVGVIEMHSPVNTAALQKAFVDLGVWVRPFSRYIYIMPPYTISAAQLTQLTSAMLLIADTLIPTEENQTLISHG, encoded by the coding sequence ATGGCACTTCCCGACACAAATACCACTATCGATTACGCTTTCGATGCACAACATATATGGCACCCTTATACCTCTATGACCCAGTCTCTGCCTGTATATGGAGTCGTTTCAGCACAAGGTTGTGAGTTGACTTTAGATGATGGAAAAGTACTTATAGATGGCACCAGTTCATGGTGGTCTTGTGTGCATGGTTATAGTCATCCGACCATTTTGGCCGCTATGCAAAAGCAGCTATCACAGCTCAGTCATGTGATGTTTGGCGGCATAACCCATCAGCCAGCCATTGAGACCTCAAAACGCTTAGTGCAGATGACCAGCGATAACTTAACTAAGGTTTTCTTAGCTGATTCAGGCTCAATTGCTGTGGAAGTTGCGCTAAAGATGGCGCTGCAATATTGGCAGGGGCGGAACCAGCCGCAAAAGCAACGGATTATGACCGTAAAAAGTGGTTATCATGGTGATACTTTTGCCGCGATGAGCGTATGTGATCCTGATGGTGGAATGCACACCATGTTTGGTAATAATGTCACTGAACAAGTCTTTATCCCTGCGCCAACCTCAAAGTTTGACGAACCGTTGAATCAAACCGATACACTCGCATTAAATGCCGCATTTGCGCAACATAATCAAGATATTGCTGCGGTGATTATTGAACCCATCATGCAAGGTGCTGGCGGAATGCGTTTTTACTCACCAGCTTATTTAGTTAAACTGCGCCAACTTTGCGACCAATACGATGTGCTATTGATATTAGACGAAATCGCTACCGGATTTGGCCGTACTGGCACCCTCTTCGCTTATGAGCATGCTAATATTGAGGCCGATATTTTATGTGTAGGTAAAGCCTTAACCGGTGGATATATTAGCCTCGCAGCCACCTTATGCAGTGACGAAGTGGCCAATGGTATTAGTGATTCTCCCGCCGGTGTGTTTATGCATGGCCCTACTTTTATGGGGAATCCATTAGCATGTGCTGCAGCAACCGCTAGCTTAGACTTATTGCTTGCCGGCGATTGGCAACTACAGGTAAAAAACATTGAAGCGCATTTAATCCGCACCTTACCCGCAGCCATGGCGTCAAAAGAGGTTAAAGATGTACGAGTACTTGGCAGTGTCGGCGTAATCGAAATGCACTCGCCAGTGAATACCGCAGCCTTACAAAAAGCCTTTGTTGACTTAGGTGTGTGGGTAAGGCCTTTTAGCCGCTATATCTACATCATGCCGCCTTACACTATTAGCGCTGCACAATTAACCCAACTAACCTCGGCCATGTTGTTAATTGCCGATACCCTTATTCCTACCGAAGAGAATCAAACGTTGATTAGCCATGGATAA
- the bioD gene encoding dethiobiotin synthase, with the protein MYFVTGTDTDSGKTLVSAALLSKAQGHKCGFKPIASGCISTDAGLRNSDALMLIAQSNMDLPYQVVNPICFEPAIAPHIAAKQTNQTLTAQRVLDTMYHPAMLDADFALIEGAGGWRLPLGNGEYLSETVKLLHAKLQQIQLVQGQKAISQVEVILVVGMKLGCLNHALLTQEAVLADGLSIAGWVANQVDPDMAFIDDNLNSLQQMMQGPFLGYVPHLANATAEHAASYLQLPK; encoded by the coding sequence TTGTACTTTGTGACAGGAACCGATACCGACAGCGGTAAAACCTTAGTTTCGGCTGCATTATTATCCAAGGCTCAAGGCCATAAATGTGGCTTTAAACCGATAGCATCAGGATGTATATCCACCGACGCGGGCTTACGCAACAGTGATGCCTTAATGCTAATAGCTCAGTCGAATATGGATTTACCGTATCAAGTGGTGAATCCTATTTGTTTTGAACCCGCTATAGCGCCGCACATTGCTGCCAAACAAACTAATCAAACATTAACGGCTCAACGTGTACTTGATACTATGTACCATCCCGCGATGTTAGATGCAGATTTTGCCTTGATAGAAGGTGCTGGTGGCTGGCGTTTACCACTAGGTAATGGTGAGTATTTATCTGAGACTGTTAAATTATTGCACGCCAAGCTACAACAAATTCAGCTGGTTCAAGGTCAAAAGGCGATATCTCAGGTTGAGGTTATTTTAGTTGTAGGCATGAAACTAGGCTGTTTAAACCATGCGTTATTAACTCAAGAGGCTGTGTTGGCCGACGGATTGTCGATAGCGGGGTGGGTTGCTAATCAAGTGGACCCTGATATGGCTTTTATTGACGATAACCTCAACAGTTTACAGCAGATGATGCAGGGACCATTTTTAGGTTATGTGCCTCATTTAGCCAATGCAACAGCTGAACATGCCGCGAGTTATCTGCAATTACCGAAATAA